Within Candidatus Angelobacter sp., the genomic segment GTCACCAACTGCGGCCCGACGGTCCCGTTACTGCCATCAACGACCCCGACGCCGATCTCGCGGAATGAAGCGTTGGCAATGTTTTCTCGGTGTCCCGGCGGACTTTGCATTCCACCGGGACCGTTGCCCCAGTCCACATTGAAACCCGCATGGCCATACCAGACAGATTTGGAATAGGAGAACACATTCTCGCCCAGCGAGGACCAAGGATAACCTGAAGCCGTCGCGCGTTGTCCGAGTGTGGAACCATCCGAACCGTTGTGACCCTGGAATTGATTGGTGAACATGTCGCCGCTATGCAACCGCGCGGCGTCGAGAAGTTGGGCGTTCATCGCCAGCGGCGGGGCGGCGGCAATGGCGTCAAACTGGCTTTGCATTAACGTGAGATCCACGCTGAAAAAGCCATAGGCTGACAACACGTCGGCGTCGGTGGTCGTGGCGAGACGAACGCCTTCAGCCGGTGGATCAGCCCGGGAGCGATTGATGTATTCCAAATAAAGCTGCTCTTCATCGGTTGGATCGCCGATGGAATACAACGTCGGGCCTTGCGGGTGCGGCGATGGCCGCGCTGTGCCCGGCACTCTGAACTCGACTGGCGGCGCAGGGGGAGGGGCCTGCGGTGCCGGGCCCGGTTGGATTGTTGGCGCTACGTTTCCACCAAGCGCCACCGAGTGAATCGCGCCAATAAACGCGAACAAAACAGCGGGTACGCCTGTATGATTTAGAACGGACCGCGCGGCAAGATTCGGCTTCATGTTGAGATGGCAGTTTGAAAGCGGGGCGCGCTTTCGCGAGCGATGGTCAAACATTCGCGTCGGCTTTGGGTTTCGCGGGTCGCACGGAACGCTTGGGAACTATATCGAAGATTGCCGTTCAAGAGAAACGATTTTTCTACCGTCCATAAAGCAAATTGCCAGGACCGAAAACGGGGTCATCGCGCGGCTCGGCGTCGCGCCGCTCATTTGCTTTGCTGTCCTGGACCCAAATGGCAAAAATGTCCGCCGCATGAACCGAACGACCCAGCTCGTGCTCGAAGTTTGCGCCCTTTGCGTGCGGCGTGGCAGGACGACGATTCTCCGCGATGTCTCGTGGCGGGTCGAACGCGGCCAGCACTGGGTGGTTCTCGGCGCGAACGGCTCCGGCAAGACGTCGCTGCTCAGCGCCCTGACCGGCTACCTGACGCCGTCAGCCGGCGAAATCGCCGTTCTCGGCGAGCGCTACGGCCAGACCGACTGGCGGGAATTGCGCAAGCGCATTGGTCTCGTCAGTTCGTCCGTGCGCCAGATGATGCCGGAAAATGAACCGGCCCTCGATACGGTGATCAGCGGCAAGTACGCGATGATTGATTTTTGGGGTCGCGCCACCAGGGCAGACCGCGCCCGGGCGATGCGCATCCTGCGGCGGATCGAGTGCGATTACCTGGCGGACCGGCCCTGGGCGTTTTTGTCGCAGGGTGAACGCCAGCGAGTGCTCATCGGACGCGCGTTGATGGCGCGGCC encodes:
- a CDS encoding ABC transporter ATP-binding protein; amino-acid sequence: MNRTTQLVLEVCALCVRRGRTTILRDVSWRVERGQHWVVLGANGSGKTSLLSALTGYLTPSAGEIAVLGERYGQTDWRELRKRIGLVSSSVRQMMPENEPALDTVISGKYAMIDFWGRATRADRARAMRILRRIECDYLADRPWAFLSQGERQRVLIGRALMARPPVLILDEPCAGLDPVAREHFLQFLNRLGRMRNGPTLVLVTHHVEEIMPVFSHALLLKSGEVLASGKKQTVLRSGPLSRAFGSMVRLRVGPGRYSLEVSKAVNTVI